Proteins encoded within one genomic window of Ostreibacterium oceani:
- a CDS encoding cation:proton antiporter — protein MRFLWHNNASLFSSLNILFLTLLIGELAVMQIPQLIAILLVATALLSVINEKFIKMPLSIGVMVITMVASLLILLAGYWDWFHADHFVHQLVKRIDFSETLMHGMLSSMLFAGALHTNLTKLWQQKWAIFFLAIFGTFISTALVGYGIYYLFNGLGLVELPLLYCLLFGALISPTDPIAVLAIMRRVGAPADLEILISGESLFNDGVGVVLFAVIGAMILGESQTPVITGAVLFAEEMVGGILFGLLLGWVGNWLLEQVYDYHMDALITLAVSFGGYQMALVLGVSGLIAVVVAGLMAGQYMRKYYPADELGRTPLDIFWKIIDELLNAILFVLIGLELMSFATISVPVLAMSVVILVVLVARWVSVLIPIGFLKLCRHPFPRHVMGFMTWGGLRGGLPIALVLSLPQSEARETMILLTYAVVAFSIIIQGLSISPLMRFWMRNEKLPAISPSTRD, from the coding sequence ATGCGCTTTTTATGGCATAATAATGCGTCATTATTTTCGTCATTGAATATTCTCTTTCTTACCTTGCTTATTGGTGAACTGGCTGTTATGCAAATCCCTCAGTTAATTGCGATTCTCTTGGTTGCCACAGCGTTACTCTCGGTGATTAACGAAAAATTCATCAAAATGCCGCTTAGTATTGGCGTGATGGTTATCACAATGGTGGCCTCTCTGCTTATTTTGTTGGCAGGTTATTGGGACTGGTTTCATGCCGATCATTTTGTCCATCAACTCGTTAAGCGGATTGATTTTTCCGAGACACTGATGCATGGCATGCTAAGTAGTATGCTCTTTGCGGGTGCATTACACACGAATTTGACCAAATTATGGCAGCAAAAATGGGCGATATTTTTCTTGGCAATTTTTGGTACCTTTATCTCAACGGCATTAGTTGGTTATGGTATTTATTATCTATTTAATGGGCTGGGGCTAGTCGAGTTACCGCTACTTTATTGCTTGTTATTTGGTGCGTTGATTTCTCCAACTGATCCGATTGCGGTGCTCGCGATTATGCGTCGTGTCGGCGCGCCAGCTGATTTAGAGATATTGATTTCGGGTGAATCATTGTTTAATGATGGGGTTGGTGTTGTGCTGTTTGCCGTTATTGGTGCCATGATTTTAGGTGAGTCACAAACCCCAGTGATAACAGGTGCCGTTTTATTTGCAGAAGAAATGGTCGGTGGTATTTTATTCGGCTTGCTGTTGGGGTGGGTAGGTAATTGGCTGCTAGAACAAGTGTATGATTACCACATGGATGCGTTGATAACGCTTGCTGTATCATTTGGTGGTTACCAGATGGCATTGGTGCTTGGCGTGTCGGGGTTGATTGCCGTGGTTGTGGCTGGGTTGATGGCAGGGCAATACATGCGTAAATATTATCCAGCGGATGAGTTGGGGCGAACGCCATTGGATATTTTTTGGAAGATTATCGATGAACTGCTCAATGCTATTTTATTCGTGTTAATTGGTTTAGAGCTGATGTCGTTTGCGACGATTTCTGTGCCGGTATTGGCGATGAGTGTCGTTATTTTGGTGGTATTAGTCGCGCGCTGGGTAAGTGTTTTGATTCCGATTGGCTTCTTAAAGCTATGTCGGCACCCATTTCCAAGGCATGTCATGGGGTTTATGACCTGGGGTGGCTTAAGGGGTGGTTTACCCATCGCGTTGGTGCTGTCACTGCCACAAAGCGAAGCGCGTGAAACCATGATTTTGCTAACGTACGCGGTAGTCGCATTTTCAATTATAATTCAGGGGCTTTCAATTAGCCCACTGATGCGTTTTTGGATGAGAAATGAGAAGCTACCAGCTATATCGCCGTCAACGCGAGACTAG
- the rpsA gene encoding 30S ribosomal protein S1 → MTESFADLFEKSLDSIELEVGTIVTATVADIGKDFVVVNAGLKSEGFIPVSEFANADGEMTLNVGDEVEVALEAVENGFGETRLSFEKAKRLKAWKRLEGILADEVTVTGQITGSVKGGFTVDLGDIRAFLPGSLVDVRPVKDPSYLKDKDLEFKVIKLDEKRNNVVVSRRAVVESEYKAEREQLLTNLKEGDVIKGVVKNLTDYGAFLDLGGVDGLLHITDMSWKRIKYPSEVVNIGDEIDVKVLRFEKDRDRVSLGLKQLGEDPWEDISRRYQVGTRHFGKVSNVADYGCFIELEDGVEGLVHVSEMDWTNKNVNPRKFVSLGQETEVMILEIDEERRRISLGMKQCQSNPWTDFATKYQKGDTVKGAIKSITDFGVFIGLEGDIDGLIHLSDLSWNKTGEEAVRDYSKGQEIEAIILAVDSERERISLGIKQLDKDPFSTFLGDNGRGAIVTGKVSEVTPQAATVLLADDVVGELRASEFSQEQVDDLTTKLSVGDEVEAKITNIDRKTKQVSLSIRAKDQAEEKATIKDFMRSETSTSGTSLGDIFKELKDD, encoded by the coding sequence ATGACTGAAAGTTTTGCGGACCTCTTTGAAAAAAGTTTGGATTCCATCGAATTAGAAGTAGGGACAATCGTTACAGCGACGGTTGCAGACATTGGCAAAGATTTTGTCGTCGTCAATGCAGGGTTGAAATCCGAGGGGTTTATTCCTGTGTCGGAATTTGCCAACGCAGATGGCGAAATGACGCTAAATGTTGGGGATGAAGTTGAAGTCGCGCTAGAAGCGGTAGAGAATGGCTTTGGCGAAACACGACTGTCGTTTGAAAAAGCGAAGCGACTCAAAGCATGGAAACGACTAGAAGGTATTTTAGCCGACGAAGTGACTGTGACAGGTCAAATTACTGGTAGCGTCAAAGGTGGATTTACGGTAGATTTGGGCGATATTCGCGCGTTTTTACCTGGCTCGTTGGTCGATGTACGCCCTGTTAAAGATCCTTCTTACCTAAAAGATAAAGACCTAGAGTTTAAAGTTATTAAGCTTGATGAAAAACGCAATAATGTTGTTGTTTCTCGTCGCGCAGTCGTCGAATCAGAGTACAAAGCAGAGCGTGAGCAATTGCTAACCAACTTAAAAGAAGGCGATGTGATCAAAGGGGTTGTTAAGAATTTGACCGATTACGGTGCATTCCTTGATTTAGGTGGGGTTGATGGCCTATTGCACATTACTGACATGTCATGGAAGCGGATTAAATACCCATCAGAAGTGGTCAACATTGGTGATGAAATTGATGTTAAAGTACTGCGTTTTGAAAAAGACCGTGATCGTGTTTCATTAGGTTTAAAACAACTGGGCGAAGATCCTTGGGAAGACATCTCACGTCGTTACCAAGTGGGCACTAGACACTTTGGTAAAGTCTCTAATGTCGCTGACTACGGTTGTTTTATTGAGCTTGAAGACGGTGTTGAAGGTTTGGTACACGTCTCTGAAATGGATTGGACCAATAAAAACGTTAACCCGCGTAAGTTTGTTTCACTAGGTCAAGAAACTGAAGTGATGATTTTAGAAATTGACGAAGAGCGTCGTCGTATTTCACTGGGCATGAAGCAATGCCAATCAAACCCATGGACAGACTTTGCGACTAAGTATCAAAAAGGCGATACGGTCAAGGGTGCGATTAAATCTATCACCGATTTTGGTGTGTTTATTGGCCTAGAAGGCGATATAGACGGTTTAATTCACTTGTCTGATTTGTCATGGAATAAAACAGGCGAAGAGGCCGTTCGTGATTACAGCAAAGGACAAGAAATCGAAGCCATTATTTTGGCGGTGGATTCTGAGCGTGAGCGTATTTCTTTGGGCATTAAGCAATTGGATAAAGACCCATTCTCAACGTTCTTAGGTGATAATGGTCGTGGTGCGATTGTGACAGGGAAAGTGAGTGAAGTAACGCCTCAGGCGGCAACGGTTTTATTGGCAGACGATGTGGTGGGTGAGTTACGTGCAAGCGAATTCTCTCAAGAGCAGGTTGACGATTTAACGACTAAGTTAAGCGTTGGCGATGAGGTGGAAGCCAAAATCACCAATATTGATCGCAAAACCAAGCAAGTGTCATTATCGATTCGTGCCAAAGATCAAGCCGAAGAAAAAGCCACAATCAAAGACTTTATGCGTTCTGAAACGAGTACCTCTGGTACCAGTTTGGGCGACATATTTAAAGAGCTAAAAGACGATTAA
- a CDS encoding thermonuclease family protein: protein MKNQTVIWRVKAYLLSHTSYLLLSSLLVIGIVILRGDWPQKQSISPQSDNQPNSASHLAAGMPAERLGNGQLSNEQLDNGLPRQQWMVCYHPVVLDGDSLRLDCAGQVIEIRIMDIDAPELAQSPWGGLAKSALVDLLAPRVDVKIIGLDAYQRHLGKIKVNNQDVGLGIVKLGMATVYPRYQPPPEYIVTMRQAKQQAVGIWQTAGLHQDPQRFRRLSDDGTRR, encoded by the coding sequence ATGAAAAATCAGACAGTCATTTGGCGCGTTAAAGCGTATCTTTTGAGCCACACTAGCTATTTATTGCTATCGAGTTTGTTGGTTATCGGTATCGTTATTTTGCGCGGCGATTGGCCACAAAAGCAATCGATATCACCGCAAAGCGACAATCAGCCAAACTCGGCGTCTCATTTGGCCGCTGGTATGCCAGCAGAGCGGCTAGGTAATGGGCAGTTAAGCAATGAGCAGTTAGATAATGGATTACCACGGCAGCAATGGATGGTTTGCTATCACCCAGTAGTGTTAGATGGCGATTCGCTTCGTCTCGATTGTGCGGGGCAGGTTATCGAGATACGCATCATGGACATTGATGCCCCAGAATTAGCGCAATCGCCCTGGGGGGGGCTGGCAAAGTCTGCACTGGTTGACTTGCTCGCACCCCGCGTTGACGTGAAAATTATCGGCCTAGATGCCTACCAACGCCATTTGGGCAAGATTAAAGTAAATAACCAAGATGTCGGGCTAGGTATTGTTAAATTGGGTATGGCCACGGTGTATCCCCGCTATCAGCCGCCACCTGAGTATATTGTGACAATGCGCCAAGCAAAGCAACAGGCTGTGGGTATCTGGCAGACGGCGGGGTTGCACCAAGATCCACAGCGATTTCGTCGGTTAAGTGATGATGGTACTCGGCGCTAA
- a CDS encoding TolB family protein, producing the protein MYRSDCQNQHIMHQFAGVFSSRAKPLVKTICLLSGLSCALVGYAQEVTRVSVNSAGEEANRGGFYSRPTISADGRYVAFESEADNLVAGDTYGIWDVFVHDRETGETTRVSVSSAGEQANDESESPAISADGRYVAFESEANNLVAGDTNGASDIFVHDRETGETTRVSVNSEGAEASSSSGLPAISADGRYVAFDSRADNLVAGDTNDARDVFVRDRETGETTRVSVSSAGAQANSVSDSPAISADGRYVTFASYADNLVAGDTNNDWDVFVHDRETGETTRVSVNSAGVQANNDYSSYPTISADGRYVAFSSDADNLVAGDTNNDYDIFVHDRETGEIKRIPISIAPYDSVSLSLSADGRYIAYSSEIECLFSPCPDVGYGVYIYDQKTEQTEVIVNLVEDNNIYFIGSGFPSLSADGQTVAFGSSNTNLVPNDTNQAFDIFVAELGETIPNISGTWYDRNQSGLGFNMIQTANDQLVAYFYGYENADGNTNGNTTGDALWLLTDALAVSQIEQGKTYTLPVYTGFAGNGGRFDSAPTTDRSGLTEWGNVELTFTGCGTATATLIGDNGTKSFDMIKLANVKGAECGDAVTNNPFFNISGTWYDTTENGLGFNVINTTNNQLLAYFYGYKSGANGDTHWLLSDALPVDTVVPGQTYTIPVYTGYAGNGGTFTNAPTDGNSGIRDWGTLQIRFDNCNSGSATLSGEDGTKSFNLVKLANLKGAACSSN; encoded by the coding sequence ATGTATCGTTCTGACTGTCAAAATCAGCATATTATGCATCAATTTGCAGGGGTGTTTTCAAGCCGCGCTAAGCCGTTGGTAAAAACCATCTGCTTGTTATCCGGGCTATCTTGTGCGTTGGTGGGTTATGCACAAGAAGTCACGCGAGTCAGTGTCAATAGCGCAGGCGAAGAAGCAAACCGGGGGGGTTTTTACTCTAGGCCTACGATTTCAGCCGATGGTCGCTACGTGGCGTTTGAATCAGAGGCAGATAATCTGGTGGCGGGTGATACGTATGGCATATGGGATGTATTTGTGCACGACCGTGAGACGGGCGAGACCACCCGTGTCAGTGTGAGTAGCGCAGGCGAGCAGGCGAACGACGAGTCTGAATCGCCTGCGATTTCAGCCGATGGTCGCTATGTGGCGTTTGAATCAGAGGCAAATAATCTGGTGGCGGGTGATACGAATGGTGCCAGCGATATTTTTGTGCACGACCGTGAGACGGGCGAGACAACCCGTGTGAGTGTGAATAGCGAAGGCGCTGAGGCGAGCAGCTCTTCTGGTTTGCCAGCGATTTCAGCCGATGGTCGGTACGTGGCGTTTGACTCAAGGGCAGATAACTTGGTGGCGGGTGATACGAATGATGCAAGGGATGTGTTTGTGCGCGACCGTGAGACGGGCGAGACCACCCGTGTCAGTGTCAGTAGCGCAGGTGCGCAGGCGAACAGCGTGTCTGATTCGCCAGCGATTTCAGCCGATGGTCGGTACGTGACATTTGCATCGTATGCAGATAACCTGGTGGCGGGTGATACGAATAACGACTGGGATGTATTTGTTCACGACCGCGAGACAGGCGAGACAACCCGTGTCAGTGTCAATAGCGCAGGCGTGCAGGCGAACAACGACTATTCTTCGTACCCTACGATTTCAGCCGATGGTCGTTACGTGGCGTTTTCATCGGATGCAGACAACCTGGTGGCGGGTGATACGAATAACGACTATGATATTTTTGTTCACGACCGCGAGACAGGAGAAATCAAACGAATTCCAATTTCCATAGCTCCATATGATTCTGTATCGTTATCATTATCTGCCGATGGGCGATATATTGCTTACTCATCTGAAATTGAGTGCCTTTTTTCGCCATGCCCTGATGTTGGTTATGGGGTTTATATTTATGACCAAAAGACGGAGCAAACCGAAGTCATTGTTAATTTAGTCGAAGATAATAATATTTATTTTATAGGTAGTGGATTCCCTAGTTTATCAGCCGATGGTCAAACGGTGGCATTTGGTTCGAGTAATACTAACTTGGTGCCTAATGACACCAATCAAGCGTTCGATATTTTTGTGGCAGAGTTAGGCGAGACCATACCCAACATCAGCGGTACGTGGTATGACCGCAACCAGAGTGGTTTAGGGTTTAACATGATTCAAACAGCGAACGACCAGTTGGTGGCGTATTTTTATGGCTATGAAAATGCTGATGGCAACACTAACGGCAACACTACTGGCGATGCGCTGTGGTTATTGACGGACGCTTTGGCCGTATCGCAAATTGAACAGGGCAAAACCTACACCCTGCCTGTCTATACGGGTTTTGCGGGCAATGGCGGTCGCTTTGATAGCGCCCCGACTACGGACAGAAGCGGCTTGACCGAATGGGGCAACGTCGAGCTTACCTTTACTGGCTGCGGTACCGCGACGGCAACCTTGATTGGTGATAATGGTACCAAGTCATTTGATATGATTAAGCTAGCCAATGTCAAAGGCGCTGAATGCGGTGATGCAGTTACTAATAATCCGTTTTTCAATATCAGCGGCACGTGGTACGACACGACTGAAAACGGTCTTGGGTTTAATGTCATTAATACAACGAACAATCAGTTGCTGGCGTATTTTTATGGCTATAAAAGTGGTGCAAATGGTGATACGCATTGGTTGTTATCAGACGCCTTGCCAGTTGATACAGTAGTGCCTGGTCAGACTTATACGATACCCGTTTATACGGGCTATGCAGGTAACGGCGGTACATTTACAAACGCACCGACAGATGGCAATAGTGGTATTCGAGATTGGGGTACACTGCAAATCAGGTTTGATAACTGCAATAGCGGTAGTGCGACCCTGTCAGGCGAAGATGGAACCAAGTCATTTAACCTAGTGAAATTAGCTAACCTGAAAGGCGCAGCTTGTAGTAGTAATTGA
- a CDS encoding integration host factor subunit beta, which produces MTKLELIENLTIRFDHWKNKDVKEAVYTTFEEICHTLESGNRVEIRGFGSFSLHHRDARIGRNPKTGEKVQVEAKAIPYFRAGKEMRERINDSYGNTAIKK; this is translated from the coding sequence ATGACAAAACTAGAGTTAATTGAAAATTTAACGATTCGATTTGATCATTGGAAAAATAAAGACGTCAAGGAAGCGGTATATACCACGTTTGAGGAGATTTGCCATACCTTAGAGTCAGGAAATCGTGTTGAAATTCGTGGGTTTGGTAGTTTTTCTCTGCATCATCGCGATGCACGTATTGGTCGTAACCCGAAAACGGGAGAGAAAGTACAAGTCGAGGCCAAAGCGATTCCTTACTTCAGAGCCGGTAAAGAAATGCGAGAGCGTATCAATGACTCGTATGGCAATACTGCGATAAAAAAATAA
- the cmk gene encoding (d)CMP kinase, whose product MDNAVPIAKIITIDGPSAVGKGTMAKRLASELGYHLLDSGALYRLVAVNALQQRLDPNIASDAEKAVQNLHVEFDDDKVYLNGTDVTTKIREENVSKAASQIAVHASVRRALFAFMQAFVKLPGIVADGRDMGTVVFPHADVKLFLTAVTAVRAERRYKQLSKHAKNVTLDAVFSELVDRDARDSTRDEAPLIPAEDAVVIDTSVDTEAQVYEKIMQTVRLGGILP is encoded by the coding sequence ATGGATAACGCCGTGCCGATTGCGAAAATCATCACGATTGACGGCCCAAGCGCTGTCGGTAAAGGCACGATGGCAAAACGATTGGCAAGCGAGCTCGGGTATCACTTGTTAGACAGTGGTGCGTTGTACCGATTGGTCGCAGTCAATGCGTTGCAGCAACGACTAGACCCAAATATCGCCAGTGACGCAGAAAAGGCGGTGCAAAACTTGCACGTAGAATTTGATGACGACAAAGTGTACTTAAATGGAACGGATGTTACGACAAAAATCCGCGAAGAAAACGTATCAAAAGCCGCATCTCAGATTGCAGTGCACGCGTCTGTTCGCCGTGCTTTGTTTGCTTTTATGCAGGCGTTTGTCAAGCTGCCGGGTATTGTCGCAGATGGGCGCGACATGGGTACGGTGGTTTTTCCGCACGCTGATGTGAAGCTGTTTTTGACGGCTGTGACAGCAGTGCGTGCAGAAAGACGATATAAACAGTTGAGCAAACATGCAAAAAATGTTACCCTAGACGCCGTTTTTTCCGAGTTAGTAGATCGGGATGCGCGTGACAGCACTCGCGATGAGGCGCCGCTTATACCAGCAGAGGATGCGGTGGTGATTGATACCAGTGTTGACACAGAAGCGCAGGTGTATGAAAAAATCATGCAAACTGTGCGATTAGGGGGCATTTTGCCATAA
- the ruvA gene encoding Holliday junction branch migration protein RuvA produces MIASLQGVLRYKKPPHLIIECAGVGYDVEATMTVFSQLPEVGGDVLIYTHLSIRDDAHVLFGFANLAERDAFRLLIKVNGVGPKMAIVILSGMKVDELAVVIANHDINMLVSLPGIGKKTAERLLIELKDKFPVMSPQGAAVNTNNPMAANDRQIKTEAAEALVALGYKMSEADKMVDQYYESGMTSEVVIRGALQTRMKR; encoded by the coding sequence ATGATTGCAAGCTTACAAGGGGTATTGCGGTATAAAAAACCGCCCCATTTAATTATTGAATGCGCAGGCGTTGGCTACGACGTAGAGGCAACGATGACTGTTTTTTCCCAGTTGCCTGAGGTCGGTGGAGACGTGTTGATTTATACGCATTTATCCATTCGTGATGATGCGCATGTGTTGTTTGGTTTTGCCAATTTAGCTGAGCGCGATGCGTTCCGTTTACTGATTAAGGTTAATGGTGTTGGGCCTAAGATGGCGATTGTCATTTTGTCGGGGATGAAAGTTGATGAGTTGGCCGTCGTTATTGCCAATCATGATATTAATATGCTGGTGAGCTTGCCTGGTATCGGTAAAAAAACTGCTGAACGTTTGTTAATTGAGCTCAAGGATAAGTTCCCAGTTATGTCGCCACAGGGAGCGGCGGTAAATACGAACAACCCAATGGCTGCCAATGATCGACAGATCAAAACAGAAGCAGCCGAGGCATTGGTTGCATTGGGCTACAAAATGAGCGAGGCCGACAAAATGGTGGATCAATACTACGAATCAGGTATGACTAGCGAAGTCGTCATTCGTGGGGCGTTACAAACCAGAATGAAGCGGTAA
- the yaaA gene encoding peroxide stress protein YaaA, producing MYLVISPAKTLDFDTPPQTKTATQPQFLTHAQTLIDTAKKLSPEDISALMKISDKLGLLNFERFQDWQTPFSLDNAKQAILAFKGDVYTGLDANSLSDHDLQWANAHLGILSGLYGLLRPLDLMQPYRLEMGTKFQTNTAKDLYGFWGDTITEAINAQLHDEKHPVLINLASNEYFSAINTRLLAAKVITPVFKDEKNGQYKIISFYAKKARGLMARWIIEQRLTDYRDLKKFAVDGYYFVADDSTDNTVVFHRDSMG from the coding sequence ATGTATCTCGTTATTTCTCCTGCCAAAACATTGGACTTTGACACTCCGCCACAGACAAAAACAGCGACGCAACCTCAGTTTTTGACGCACGCGCAAACCCTCATTGATACGGCGAAAAAATTGTCCCCAGAGGATATTTCGGCATTAATGAAAATTAGTGACAAATTAGGGCTACTTAATTTTGAGCGCTTCCAAGACTGGCAAACCCCATTTTCTCTAGATAATGCCAAACAAGCCATTTTAGCGTTTAAAGGCGACGTCTATACGGGGCTGGACGCGAATAGCCTTAGCGACCACGACTTGCAGTGGGCTAACGCGCATTTAGGCATTTTATCTGGGCTTTACGGGCTACTTCGGCCGCTGGACTTGATGCAACCTTATCGCCTAGAAATGGGCACAAAATTCCAGACAAACACCGCCAAAGACTTGTATGGTTTTTGGGGTGACACCATCACCGAGGCGATTAACGCACAATTGCATGACGAAAAACACCCCGTGTTGATTAATCTCGCCTCCAATGAATATTTTAGCGCCATCAACACTCGCCTTTTGGCGGCTAAAGTCATCACACCGGTGTTTAAAGACGAGAAAAATGGACAATACAAAATCATCAGTTTTTATGCCAAAAAAGCACGCGGACTCATGGCAAGATGGATTATCGAGCAGCGCCTAACCGATTACCGCGACTTAAAGAAATTCGCCGTTGATGGTTACTATTTTGTCGCGGATGACTCAACAGACAATACCGTGGTATTTCACCGTGATAGTATGGGTTAA
- a CDS encoding 5'-nucleotidase C-terminal domain-containing protein, translating into MKKLLPIILLGCVSWQASADFTLNISHINDHHSHLNPEDIDLMLPSGEVEVELGGFPRVTAQINAQAARSEHHVKIHAGDAITGDLFYTLFKGEADAALMNTVCFDVFTVGNHEFDAGDAGLKTFLDYLLDGSCDTTVLGSNVSPEVGVSPLAPNAVDDYLKRTAIKSFGDQQVGFIGIDIANKTKQSSSPDETTVFADELETAQTYINELVAMGINQIVLVTHYQYQNDIALAAQLSHVDAIIGGDSHSLLGEQFAEVGLNPQGAYPTRVTNADGDLVCIVQAWQYAAVVGELALNFDDAGALTSCEGTPHLLLGDTFVRDDETLTGDALATVQAELAAISGLTMVTPDANAEMVLADYAAQAEELETTVIGNIAENLCLERIPGQGRSSLCDVSETAERGSDITMVVAEAFREMSVLSDVTIQNAGGVRIDIPAGELTIGDAYRLLPFANTIVNLDMTGAEIKQTLEEAIDVALYVDGGSSGAYPYAAGLRFDVAAGRAFGERIQNLEVKVKGSDSWASIDPSEFYLVATNSFIASGGDGYDTMKRVFNDPLRAEDTFLDYAQAFVDYVEARGTVGKLPTEDYSTRRYCATYDCGGISDLWWDEDKGGYGVSIKRLDNRVVVRIYGYDAEGQPYWSTLEGIPVTDESDAGFTAGGDVYTYRYDGQAIGGQWSRDNVTPTIIGSGSLVYDKSADTVALSVRTSEGDYDLDLTRFNGNDRQAGDGVYWAPDKSGQGLYVSNRASRVFVQWFVYDENGQSAWYTIEPSADDENQYVVYSPSYSGGNPMQAFDPANVVRKAVGTASLTQNNGRSYTLSVTLTAGPNAGQMEVFNLTAFDY; encoded by the coding sequence TTGAAAAAGTTACTACCCATCATATTACTTGGCTGTGTGAGTTGGCAGGCCAGCGCGGATTTTACGCTAAACATTTCACACATTAATGACCACCATTCACACCTTAATCCAGAGGATATTGATTTGATGCTGCCTTCGGGTGAAGTGGAAGTCGAGCTGGGCGGTTTTCCGCGTGTCACTGCGCAAATCAACGCCCAAGCAGCGCGCAGTGAGCACCATGTTAAAATTCACGCAGGCGACGCCATAACTGGGGATTTATTCTATACCTTGTTTAAGGGTGAGGCTGACGCGGCACTGATGAATACCGTTTGTTTTGATGTATTTACAGTCGGTAACCATGAGTTTGACGCGGGCGATGCGGGGCTAAAGACGTTTTTGGATTATCTGCTTGATGGTAGTTGCGATACGACAGTATTGGGGTCGAATGTCAGTCCTGAAGTCGGTGTCTCACCGCTAGCGCCTAACGCGGTTGATGACTATTTAAAGCGCACAGCGATTAAATCGTTTGGCGATCAACAAGTCGGATTTATCGGGATTGATATCGCCAATAAAACCAAACAATCGTCTAGCCCAGACGAGACAACGGTGTTTGCTGACGAATTGGAGACGGCACAAACGTATATTAATGAATTAGTGGCGATGGGTATCAATCAAATCGTCTTGGTGACGCATTATCAATATCAAAATGATATCGCACTGGCGGCGCAATTATCGCACGTTGATGCCATCATAGGCGGGGATTCGCATTCGTTGTTGGGTGAGCAATTTGCCGAGGTTGGGCTTAATCCACAGGGTGCTTACCCGACGCGTGTCACTAACGCGGATGGTGATTTGGTTTGTATCGTGCAAGCATGGCAATATGCGGCAGTGGTTGGCGAGTTGGCGTTAAACTTTGATGATGCAGGGGCATTGACTTCGTGTGAGGGAACGCCACATTTGTTGCTGGGTGATACTTTTGTCCGCGATGATGAAACACTTACGGGTGACGCGCTGGCAACGGTACAGGCCGAACTGGCTGCAATCTCTGGTCTAACGATGGTGACACCAGATGCGAATGCTGAAATGGTGCTGGCTGATTATGCCGCGCAGGCCGAGGAATTAGAAACCACAGTGATTGGTAACATTGCTGAGAACTTGTGTTTGGAGCGTATTCCTGGGCAAGGGCGCAGTAGTTTGTGTGATGTCTCGGAGACGGCTGAGCGTGGCTCAGATATTACGATGGTGGTTGCCGAAGCATTCCGAGAAATGAGCGTACTATCGGATGTAACTATCCAAAATGCAGGCGGTGTGCGAATTGATATCCCTGCGGGTGAATTAACCATCGGTGATGCCTACCGATTATTGCCATTTGCGAATACGATTGTTAATCTCGATATGACAGGCGCAGAAATTAAACAAACCCTAGAGGAAGCCATCGACGTTGCGCTTTATGTGGATGGCGGTTCAAGTGGTGCGTATCCTTATGCCGCAGGATTGCGATTTGATGTGGCGGCAGGTCGTGCCTTTGGTGAGCGCATTCAAAACCTCGAAGTCAAGGTCAAGGGCAGTGATAGTTGGGCGTCAATCGACCCGAGTGAATTTTATCTGGTCGCAACCAATAGCTTTATCGCATCAGGCGGTGATGGCTACGACACGATGAAGCGCGTGTTTAATGACCCACTGCGTGCAGAAGACACGTTCTTAGATTATGCGCAAGCCTTTGTCGACTATGTGGAGGCACGGGGCACGGTCGGTAAATTGCCAACTGAGGATTATAGCACCCGTCGTTATTGTGCAACATATGACTGTGGTGGCATCAGTGATTTGTGGTGGGATGAAGACAAAGGTGGTTATGGTGTGTCAATCAAACGCTTAGACAACCGCGTTGTGGTGCGCATTTATGGCTACGATGCTGAGGGTCAGCCTTACTGGAGTACATTAGAAGGTATTCCTGTAACCGACGAGAGTGACGCAGGATTTACCGCAGGCGGTGATGTCTATACCTATCGTTATGATGGCCAAGCCATTGGCGGGCAGTGGAGTCGTGACAATGTGACACCAACAATTATTGGCTCAGGGTCATTGGTTTACGATAAATCAGCCGATACCGTGGCGCTGTCTGTGCGCACTAGCGAGGGGGATTATGATTTAGACCTAACTCGATTTAATGGCAATGATCGCCAAGCAGGAGACGGCGTCTATTGGGCGCCTGATAAGAGTGGCCAAGGGCTTTATGTGTCTAATCGAGCGTCTCGTGTGTTTGTCCAGTGGTTCGTTTATGACGAAAACGGACAGTCTGCATGGTACACCATTGAGCCGTCGGCAGACGATGAAAATCAGTATGTCGTTTACAGTCCAAGCTACAGCGGCGGCAATCCAATGCAGGCATTTGACCCAGCCAATGTTGTGCGAAAAGCCGTCGGCACAGCGAGTCTGACGCAAAACAACGGGCGCAGCTATACCTTGTCAGTGACATTGACAGCAGGACCAAATGCAGGACAAATGGAGGTATTTAACCTAACGGCGTTTGATTACTGA